AAGTTGGGCTGCCGCTTACAATAAAGCCACAGGAATTAAGGTTAACTATCAATCAATTGGTTCAGGTGGTGGAATAAGACAGATTACTGAAAGAACTGTTCATTTTGGTGCATCTGATATGGCATTGAAACCTGAGGAAATTGAAAAATCAAAACTTCTTCAGTTCCCTGCGGTAATAGGTGGAGTTGTACCAATTGTAAATATTCCAGGAGTCTCTTCTAATGCATTGGTTCTTGATGGAACTACAATGTGCGAAATATTTCTTGGTGAAATCAAGCAATGGAATGACCCTAAAATTAAAGCACTTAATCCCAAACTAAATCTACCAGCAAAGCCCATCACAGTTGTTCATCGCTCCGACGGTTCTGGAACAACTGCTATATTTACTCATTATCTTAGCAGTGCATGTAAAAAATGGGCAAATAATGTTGGATACGGAACTTCAGTAAGCTGGAAAACAGGACTTGGTGGTAAGGGTAATGAAGGAGTAGCTAACTATGTAAAAAGAACTCCCTATTCAATTGGTTATGTTGAGTTTGCCTATGCAAAACAGAATAAACTCTCTGTAGTAAGGCTTAAAAATTCTGCTGGACAGATTGTTGCTCCAGACTTTGAAAGTTTTGCAGAAGCAGCAGCTTCTGCTCATCTTGATGCAAAAAATCATTTCTATGCCTGGATGACAAATGCACCAGGCAAAAAAGCTTGGCCTATTACAGGTGCAACTTATATTCTGCTTGCAAGGGAAAAAAATGATGTCAATAAATCCGTCATAAAATTCTTTGACTGGGCATTTCAAAATGGTGACAACACTGCAAAAAAACTTGATTATGTCCCGCTGCCCAAGAATTTAAAAGATAAAATAAGAACATACTGGAAATCTTATATAAAATAAAGAATTTTCAACCTGAAGCGGAGTTTCGCTTCAGGTTACCCTCTTAATCCCATAACTTTAAAAATATGAACCATATCTTTTAAATGAATCTGCCCTGGAGCAGAAATTTCATTAAGACTTGCATATGTTATCATTGAGCCAAAGACAGGATTTATTATTCTTGATGGGATTCCTTTCTGCCCCATCCCCAGAACAATTATTCTATCCAGTTTATGTCTAAGAGTAAAATATAACAAAGTTTCTATGTCTTTCTTTTCATTTACCATAGTAGCTATTTTTATGATGTCCATTCCCATGGTTTTGCCTCTATCAAAAACTTCTTCCAGCTGCTCCATAGATGGAGTATTTATAAAATTGTGATAAGAGCCGATTAAAGTTATATTGTTTTTAATACTCAATTGTCTTAAAAAAGGAGCTTCATTGGAAAAAATCTCAATATCAAAAAAATTGCAAAAGGGTATAACTGCCTGATATATTTCAACTCTATTCTTTATTTCTCTTTTGCCTCCTTCCTCTGGTAATCTTATTGTACAAAGCAGAGGTAGGTTATATTTTCTTTTTGCTGTCTCAAAAATATCGCTAATGTTTTCTGTCTTTTCAAACATATCAACCCTGAGTTCAATAAGATCAGCACCTTTTAACTCTTCCTTAGGAATAGACAAAACATCCTTGTCTTTGAGCACAACTGCTATGGCAGGTATATTTTGCAAAAGCATTTTAAAGTTTAACAGCTAAGAAAGCTATAATTCAAATTATTAAGCCCTGAGCATTATTTAAAGCCCAGGGCTTTCTGTAGGAGGGGTGGGGCTGCTAACCGCTTTTCAGTTAAACTGTTGTTTCTTTTTGATATAAAGCGATATCTTTTTGTAAAGCTGAAAAATATCACCTTTAATAATGTAATCTGTAACACCCTTCATAATTTTAAGTTTTTTAAGATGCGTCTCATCAATAGAAGAGTAAAATAAAACTGGAATTTTTTGTGCTTTGATATAGGTACTTATCAAATCATATAAACTATCACCTGATAATGCAGGCATGTTTACATCAAGAAGCACTAAATCAGGATTTAAAAATTTAATACCCTTTGTAACACCAAGCCAACCTTGATTTTCTAATACAGTATAACCGACTTTCTCAAGAAGAATTTTTGTTAAATGTAAATCAACTTCATTGTCATCAATTAAAAGAATCTTACCTCTTTTCATTTTTAAGCCTCCTTTATTTTCCTAATAGAAATTTTTGCCAAAGTATGGCTGAAAACCTGGAATCTCATGTTCAATCAGAAAATTAACTACTTCATTTACAAAAGGCGCATAATCTCTTAAATCACCAAGATGATAAATCCTTTCAACGCCTTCATTAATGGCTGTTTCATGAGCAACTTTTAATGCTTCAATGTTACGATGAATATCACTAAGAATAGCTATTTTCATATATTTACTCTACTAAACCTATGATATGTGAAGTCTAAGATGTCTTTCCCATTCCATATAACTTATAGCCTTAACATAGGCTATAGCATCTTGTCTGTCCATTTTTGGATTTAAGTAATTGAATGCTAAATAATTACACATTAAATTGTAAAGTTCAGTATTATCTATAAGGTTTTTTAACTCTCCTTCGTAAAATTTTTCTCCGTAAACAATAACAAGCTGGTCTTCGGCAGTATGATTTGTTGAAGTAAAACCCACATTACCTCTTCTTTTTTTAGCTGGTTTTATGAGTTTCTCGTTTTCATACTCATATATACTTTTTGCCAGAATTCTCCCCATTGTATATTCTGGCTCATACCATATGTCATTGATAACTACCATTCTTTTTTCATTTAATTTTTTATAAATTTCTTCTGCTTCCTCTGAAGCGATTTTTTGTTGAGTATAGTTCTCAAAAATTTCTTTCACAGCTTTCAGATCCTGATTTTTCATCGTCTTAATCATATATTCAAAAGAAGCCCTGTTTTTATAATTCATCAAAGCCTCTGTGGCATCATTGTATTCAGGACCTGTGCCGTTTATTCCATAACCTGAGTTACCATGATCTGAGGTAACTATCAATAAAACATCAGGATTTTTGTTAATAAAATCCACAACTACTCCGATAGTTTTATCCAGTTCATAACAGTCCATCATAGCAGCATAAGCATCATTTGCATGACAGGCATGGTCAATTCTTCCAGCCTCAATCTGAAGAACAAATCCTTTTTTATTTCTGGATAATTTTTGGAGTGCCACTGCGGTCATCTCAGGTAAAGATGGCTCTTTTTTGTTCAGTTTTTCATCATTTACTCTATCAACAAAGTAACTTATGTGAGATGAACTGAAAACGCCAAGAATAGGGCGTTCATCGGAAATGCTGCTAATCAATTCTTCCTTAGATTTAACTACTCTATACCCCTTTGAAGAAAACATCCCATAGAGATCTTTCTTGTCCTTTCTTTTATCTCTATTAAAGAATCTATCACCACCACCCATTGCTACTTCTAAATCCGCATTTAGTAAATCAATAGCGATACTATCCTCATCGTCTCTATTAGAATTATGACTATACCATGCAGCAGGCGTGGCATGAGTTACTCTTGTTGTGGTTACAAATCCACAGGAAAGCCCTTTTTCCTTCGCAAGCTCAAATATAGTTTTTAAATTTCTTCCATCGGGTAAAACTGACAAGCTTCTATTAACCGTCTTTGAACCTGTTGCCCAAGCAACAGATGCAGGAGCAGAATCAGTAACAACTGAAGATAAAGAAGAAGTATTCTGAAGTAAAATTCTTGTCTTAGGATTTTTAATAAGAGTTGAGAGGTTGCTTTTTTCTTTAAACTTCATCTCCATAAATTCATTCATAGCTTTCATCACTCCCAATGGCCAGCCATCTCCAACTACGAATATTACACCTTTTGCACCAGAATTGGTTGAATCAGTAACTTTTGCAAAAATTTCTTCTGATGAAGCCATAAGAGCTATAAAACTTGCTAAAGAGACTTTCAAGAAATCTCTTCTTTCCATTATTGCACCCCCTTTAATTTGTTATTGCTGTTCTGAGTTTATTAAAGATAAGTTTTAATAAAAAATTGCTCTCGTAGGGTATAATTTTCGTTTCCTTGCCAATTTTATAAGTGTTTCCTCTCCAGTTAAGTTTGCAACTTATCAAAGGAGTAAACCATATAAGTCCTGTTATAAAATCTTTCAATGGAATTAAAATCCCTGAAAGTCCAGTAGAAGACTTCATTAATCTATTTATATAAAGATCAAAGGCAATTTTGATTGTCACCACAGCAATAAATATTGTTATAGAATTTTTTGAAAAGCCATCTAAAATAAGCATTATTGAAGATATAAAAACAGGATTACTAAGAGGCTCAATAAAATATTTTGAACCAGCTATTTTCCATCTTATCTTTGCCCATCTGGTATGTCTATTTAAAAATCTTCTAAGTGACCAGTATTCATTAATATTTTTAATAATATAGCTACAAAGCGCAACTTTCTTACCCTTTTCGTGCATCAATTTTCCAATCATATAATCCTCTGCCAAAACATCCTTTACTGCATTAAATCCACCTATTTCTTCAAAATCGCTCTTTCTCATAAGCATTGACTTGCCTATGCTACAGGGCATCTTAAGAAATTTATCAAGAAAACAGACACTTATAATTACGAAAGAGTTTAGCTGAAGGTTTTCAAGTTTAGCTCCTAAGGTTTTCCCTCCCGCTCCCATAATAAGATTGGTAACAAGTCCTGTATCATGCGTCATAGCAGAAACAGTCCTCTTTAAATAGTCAGGTTCAACATAGACATTACTGTCACTTATGAGAAAATAATCATGTTTTGATTCCTTGTAAGCGGAAATCATATTTTTTACTTTTGGATTTAAAGCACTATATGAATTATTCAGAATAACTTTTACAAGCTCAGGATATTTATTTCTTATTTTTTCAGCAACTCTATAAGCAGGGTCATTGTAGTCTTGAAGTGAAAGAATTACTTCATATTCAGGATAGTCCTGTTTGCAGAAGCTTTCAAGATTGTCAAATAGATTATCATCAAGACCTTTAAGTGGCTTAATTATTGAAATGGGAGGGAAATTAATAAATGCATATTCTTCCCTGAGCTTTCTTCTTAATGCTATAACTTGCAAAGCGTAAACTGCTAAACTCATAAAAACTAAAAATAAAACTATCCATAGAATCATTTTTTTACCCCCTAAAAAGTGTTATTGCCACACCTTTATTGTGTTTTATACATTTTTTTACTGAAACTACATTTTTCTCGCAATTAAGCAGAGTTTTCCATGAATACAAATGTCTTGCTTTATGAAAATCGCTGTTTGCTATGTATGGATATTTCTTAAGACTTACTACATTGAAGACATCATCTCTATTTGCAATTTCCCAAGCATCAATATATTTTCCGTATTTGTTTCTGTTATTCCAGAGATAAAGCGTATTGCGTATCTCTCCCTTAATATGATGTGGATGACAGGCAACCACAACTGCATTTTGTTTTTTTGCCTCAAGAAATATTGCTTCATAAGATTCACAAGCAGGTATAAAATCTTTTATATCAATTATTAAAATATGGGATGATTTGTCAGAAGAAAGATAATTTTTACTTATCTCAACTCCCGGGATAACAAGCATCTCATATTTATTCCATGCTCTTTCTGATTCATATCTTACATTTTCCATATATTCATTGAAATTTTTTTCAGTAATTGTAAATCTGAATCTATATGCAAATTTTCCAATCATACTATCTCCATTTACCACATGGTCTGTTATGGCTATAACATCAAAGCCCGCTTGTCCGAAGAGATCAACTACCTTTCTAAGTTCCAGTGAACCATCTGAGTATTTGGTATGTATGTGAAAGTCACATAAAAGCATATTTTTAATTTAATGATAGCTCTGCAAGGTTACAGGAAAGTTAAAAGTTTTTTAAATTTCTGTTAAATTTTTACCTAAAATTTAACAATGCTTTAACAGTTCCTTAATTTTCTTGTAACAAAGTTATGCAATACTTTTTATTAAGAAAATTTAAATTGGAGGATGAACAGTGCTACAAACAGAGAATAATCTTAACCAAAGTAAATTAGGTCTATTATACTCAAAGCTTACAGTTCATTTTCAACCCATATTTTCTTCAAAAAGTGGAAAAATTTTTGGCTATGAATCTTTAACAAGACATATATCCATGAGTTTGAATATAAAAGATCTCTTTCTTGAGGCAAAGAAAAATGGCTCAATATTTATACTTGATATGATATGTAGAAGAAATGCAATTAAAAAAGCCTCAGAACAGAATATTAATAGTTATTTATTTATTAATATCTGCCCTGAAACTCTTTTTTATCCTCAACATGAGATTGGTATAACAGATAGATTTTCTGAAGAGTTTGGCTTTCCAAAAGACAAGATAGTACTTGAGATAACTGAACAGTCAGCAATAGAAAATTATGAAGTATTTATTAAATCTGTCTCATACTATAAAAAGAGAGGTTACAAGATCGCTATAGATGATTTTGGAGCAGGTTTTGGAGGACCTAAACTTCTAAGCATTCTTGAACCAGATATTGTAAAAATAGACAGACATTTTATAAATACTATGGAAGAAAATCATTTTTCAAAGTCCTTTATAGAATTTACTGTGTCAGTATGTCACAGATTGAATATAATGGTTGTGGCTGAAGGAATTGAAACAGCCATTCAACTCAAAGAAACTGTTAATGCTGGAGTAGACCTTCTTCAAGGATTTTATCTTGGAAAGCCTCAAGAAAAAATTCAATACAATTATGTTACCACATGATTTGAAATCATTTAAATGCGATATAGAACCATCAATTTTGGATTTATCAATAGGAGATATTGCAATTAGAGTAGAACCACTATATAAAACATCTAAAATCATGGATGCTTTCTTTAAATTTATGAAAGATGAAGAACTGAGCCTGATTCCTGTGTTAGATAATAATATTGTAATTGGACAGATTCATAGAAACAGGTTTTTGGAACATACAGTGCTTGGGAGATTCGGCTATGGCATCCATTTAAATGCCCAGAAATCCATCTTTGAAGTTATGGAAAAACCCAATCTTGTTATTGATTATCATATGACACTTGAAGATGCTTCTATGATAGTTCAGAAAAGAGAATTAAGAAATCTATATGACGATATAATTGTTAGCAGAAATAACGAGTATTATGGAATTGTTCCCATAAATGTTTTACTTGAAACAATAACCCAAAGATCACTGATAATAGCGAGGGATGCAAATCCCCTTACTGGATTGCCTGGAAACTGGGCTATTCAAAGAGAGATAGAAAGAAAAATTAGATGCAAATGTCCTTTTAATGTGTGCTACATAGACATAAATCATTTCAAGCCTTATAACGACTACTATGGATTTGAAAAGGGAGATAAAGTAATTTCAAGTATTGGTAATATACTTAATAAAATAAAAAAAGACTTTCCTGAAATCTTTATAGGACATATTGGAGGCGATGATTTTATAATCATCTGTAATAATGAAGTTTCTGAATTAGTATGTAAAAGAGTGATTAAAGAGTTTGAAGAGCTTTTGCCATATTTTCATGAAGGGGATTTCATAAAAGGATATTATGTCTCAAAAAATAGAAAAGATGAGCAAGAGGCTTTCAATCTTCTTTCGCTTACATGCGCAATTGTGAGTACAGAAACAAGAAATATAACCTCTTTTGCTCATCTTGCCTCAATTGCTTCTGAAGTTAAAGCTGAAGCTAAAAGACTTTCAAGAGTGAGTAAAACTTCTGTTATATTCAAGGACAGAAGAAATGAATAAAGCACAAATCCCCTATTTATCAATTTTTTTCCATGAGTTAAAATCGCCTCTTAGTGCTATAGCCAATACTGCTAAACTAATTGAATTAAGTCTTGATAAACCAGATGTAGAAAAAATTAGAAAATATACCTCTTTAATTATTTCACAGGCATTTTTTTCTCAAAAATTACATCTCAAATACCATTCAACTTGGTAAACTTCAATCAGGCAAGGAAGAGTTAATAATTGAAGAATTTAATCTTGAAGAAATTCTTAATGAAATTGTAGAAATAACAAAAATTCTTATAGAAAATAAGCCTATAAAAGTAAAAACAGCCTTACACTCTGATAAATTTATAATACGCTCTGACCCTGTTAAAATAAAACAAATTCTTTTAAATATTGCATCAAACTCTGCAAAATTCACCCAAGAGGGTTACATTTTATTTGCGTTGCAAAAATTGAATAATAATGTTTTAGTCAAAATTAAGGATACAGGGAAAGGAATTCCTAAGGAAAAACAAAAAAAGATATTTAATCCTTATTGCTCAACAGAATCTTTTTATGAAAAACTATATGAAAGCTCAGGACTTGGGCTTTACATAACAAAGAAATTAATAAGTATACTCAACGGTAATATTTCAATAGAGAGCAAATATGGAAAAGGAACAACAGTTTACATATCAATCCCATTCAAAAATGAGGAATAAAGATTTTCTCTGGGGTGTAGCTACTTCTGCATTTCAGCTTGAAGGCTCTCCTTATGCAGACTGGTCTACCTGGGACAGTATTTTTAGTCTTAATCCTAAGATTACAAATCACTATGAACTTTACAGAGAAGATATAAGGCTAATAAAAAATCTTGGGGTCAATTCCTATAGATTTTCAATTGAGTGGAGCAGAATTCAACCCTCTGAGGATTACTGGAATAAAGAAGTTGTAAGACATTATCAAAAAATTATAAATCTTTTAAATGAAAACAATATAAAACCTATGATTACAATACATCATTTTACACACCCCGTATGGTTTATAACAAAATATCCCTGGCACAAGAAAAAATCCATAGATAAATTTATGGAATATGTTGAAAGACTGATTGAAAATATTAACAATGTTGACTACTGGCTCACTTTCAATGAGCCTTATTTATTAATACTCGGTGGATATATTGAAGGATGCATTCCACCAGGATATCAGAATTTAAATTTAGCCTTGAAAGCAATGAAAAACATATTTATATGCCATAGACAAATTTATGACCTACTTCATTTAAAAAACAAAAATAGCATGGTAAGCATAGCCCATAACATGGCTGTATTTGCACCGTGGATAAAATGTAATCCTTTTGACAGACTTCTGGCAAAAATAGCAAAAAGATTT
The Thermodesulfovibrio yellowstonii DSM 11347 DNA segment above includes these coding regions:
- a CDS encoding glycoside hydrolase family 1 protein yields the protein MEKEQQFTYQSHSKMRNKDFLWGVATSAFQLEGSPYADWSTWDSIFSLNPKITNHYELYREDIRLIKNLGVNSYRFSIEWSRIQPSEDYWNKEVVRHYQKIINLLNENNIKPMITIHHFTHPVWFITKYPWHKKKSIDKFMEYVERLIENINNVDYWLTFNEPYLLILGGYIEGCIPPGYQNLNLALKAMKNIFICHRQIYDLLHLKNKNSMVSIAHNMAVFAPWIKCNPFDRLLAKIAKRFYNHSIIEGFMDGKISLPIPFRKTMEIEVPIKGKLDFFGINYYTRVHMRFNPLRKLFIEFRHRDIDGHGLTDMGWEIYPKGLKKVLKYASKLNVPLIITENGIATKDDNKKMKFIKAHVDVIENAISEGIDVRGYFYWSLIDNYEWLHGLDARFGLYRVDFKTYRRIPTKAAAFYSYIINSRNFRS
- a CDS encoding histidine kinase; the encoded protein is MNKAQIPYLSIFFHELKSPLSAIANTAKLIELSLDKPDVEKIRKYTSLIISQAFFSQKLHLKYHSTW
- a CDS encoding alkaline phosphatase, which translates into the protein MERRDFLKVSLASFIALMASSEEIFAKVTDSTNSGAKGVIFVVGDGWPLGVMKAMNEFMEMKFKEKSNLSTLIKNPKTRILLQNTSSLSSVVTDSAPASVAWATGSKTVNRSLSVLPDGRNLKTIFELAKEKGLSCGFVTTTRVTHATPAAWYSHNSNRDDEDSIAIDLLNADLEVAMGGGDRFFNRDKRKDKKDLYGMFSSKGYRVVKSKEELISSISDERPILGVFSSSHISYFVDRVNDEKLNKKEPSLPEMTAVALQKLSRNKKGFVLQIEAGRIDHACHANDAYAAMMDCYELDKTIGVVVDFINKNPDVLLIVTSDHGNSGYGINGTGPEYNDATEALMNYKNRASFEYMIKTMKNQDLKAVKEIFENYTQQKIASEEAEEIYKKLNEKRMVVINDIWYEPEYTMGRILAKSIYEYENEKLIKPAKKRRGNVGFTSTNHTAEDQLVIVYGEKFYEGELKNLIDNTELYNLMCNYLAFNYLNPKMDRQDAIAYVKAISYMEWERHLRLHIS
- a CDS encoding EAL domain-containing protein; the protein is MLQTENNLNQSKLGLLYSKLTVHFQPIFSSKSGKIFGYESLTRHISMSLNIKDLFLEAKKNGSIFILDMICRRNAIKKASEQNINSYLFINICPETLFYPQHEIGITDRFSEEFGFPKDKIVLEITEQSAIENYEVFIKSVSYYKKRGYKIAIDDFGAGFGGPKLLSILEPDIVKIDRHFINTMEENHFSKSFIEFTVSVCHRLNIMVVAEGIETAIQLKETVNAGVDLLQGFYLGKPQEKIQYNYVTT
- the pstS gene encoding phosphate ABC transporter substrate-binding protein PstS, producing MIKTKLALLVLLFILLSFSISSSAEMINGAGATFPYPLYSSWAAAYNKATGIKVNYQSIGSGGGIRQITERTVHFGASDMALKPEEIEKSKLLQFPAVIGGVVPIVNIPGVSSNALVLDGTTMCEIFLGEIKQWNDPKIKALNPKLNLPAKPITVVHRSDGSGTTAIFTHYLSSACKKWANNVGYGTSVSWKTGLGGKGNEGVANYVKRTPYSIGYVEFAYAKQNKLSVVRLKNSAGQIVAPDFESFAEAAASAHLDAKNHFYAWMTNAPGKKAWPITGATYILLAREKNDVNKSVIKFFDWAFQNGDNTAKKLDYVPLPKNLKDKIRTYWKSYIK
- the aroD gene encoding type I 3-dehydroquinate dehydratase, translating into MLLQNIPAIAVVLKDKDVLSIPKEELKGADLIELRVDMFEKTENISDIFETAKRKYNLPLLCTIRLPEEGGKREIKNRVEIYQAVIPFCNFFDIEIFSNEAPFLRQLSIKNNITLIGSYHNFINTPSMEQLEEVFDRGKTMGMDIIKIATMVNEKKDIETLLYFTLRHKLDRIIVLGMGQKGIPSRIINPVFGSMITYASLNEISAPGQIHLKDMVHIFKVMGLRG
- a CDS encoding ATP-binding protein; protein product: MASNSAKFTQEGYILFALQKLNNNVLVKIKDTGKGIPKEKQKKIFNPYCSTESFYEKLYESSGLGLYITKKLISILNGNISIESKYGKGTTVYISIPFKNEE
- a CDS encoding metallophosphoesterase family protein, with translation MKIAILSDIHRNIEALKVAHETAINEGVERIYHLGDLRDYAPFVNEVVNFLIEHEIPGFQPYFGKNFY
- a CDS encoding response regulator; translation: MKRGKILLIDDNEVDLHLTKILLEKVGYTVLENQGWLGVTKGIKFLNPDLVLLDVNMPALSGDSLYDLISTYIKAQKIPVLFYSSIDETHLKKLKIMKGVTDYIIKGDIFQLYKKISLYIKKKQQFN
- a CDS encoding GGDEF domain-containing protein; its protein translation is MESLKKKFNTIMLPHDLKSFKCDIEPSILDLSIGDIAIRVEPLYKTSKIMDAFFKFMKDEELSLIPVLDNNIVIGQIHRNRFLEHTVLGRFGYGIHLNAQKSIFEVMEKPNLVIDYHMTLEDASMIVQKRELRNLYDDIIVSRNNEYYGIVPINVLLETITQRSLIIARDANPLTGLPGNWAIQREIERKIRCKCPFNVCYIDINHFKPYNDYYGFEKGDKVISSIGNILNKIKKDFPEIFIGHIGGDDFIIICNNEVSELVCKRVIKEFEELLPYFHEGDFIKGYYVSKNRKDEQEAFNLLSLTCAIVSTETRNITSFAHLASIASEVKAEAKRLSRVSKTSVIFKDRRNE
- a CDS encoding PHP domain-containing protein, which translates into the protein MLLCDFHIHTKYSDGSLELRKVVDLFGQAGFDVIAITDHVVNGDSMIGKFAYRFRFTITEKNFNEYMENVRYESERAWNKYEMLVIPGVEISKNYLSSDKSSHILIIDIKDFIPACESYEAIFLEAKKQNAVVVACHPHHIKGEIRNTLYLWNNRNKYGKYIDAWEIANRDDVFNVVSLKKYPYIANSDFHKARHLYSWKTLLNCEKNVVSVKKCIKHNKGVAITLFRG
- a CDS encoding ceramide glucosyltransferase — encoded protein: MILWIVLFLVFMSLAVYALQVIALRRKLREEYAFINFPPISIIKPLKGLDDNLFDNLESFCKQDYPEYEVILSLQDYNDPAYRVAEKIRNKYPELVKVILNNSYSALNPKVKNMISAYKESKHDYFLISDSNVYVEPDYLKRTVSAMTHDTGLVTNLIMGAGGKTLGAKLENLQLNSFVIISVCFLDKFLKMPCSIGKSMLMRKSDFEEIGGFNAVKDVLAEDYMIGKLMHEKGKKVALCSYIIKNINEYWSLRRFLNRHTRWAKIRWKIAGSKYFIEPLSNPVFISSIMLILDGFSKNSITIFIAVVTIKIAFDLYINRLMKSSTGLSGILIPLKDFITGLIWFTPLISCKLNWRGNTYKIGKETKIIPYESNFLLKLIFNKLRTAITN